One Paenibacillus sp. FSL H7-0737 DNA segment encodes these proteins:
- the sdaAB gene encoding L-serine ammonia-lyase, iron-sulfur-dependent subunit beta, whose translation MRFKDVFSIIGPAMVGPSSSHTAGAARIGRAARQVLGEVPRVAEVTFFGSFAATYQGHGTDRAIVGGLLDFTTDDHRLPDSLELAVEAGMEVSFKQGTGLFPHPNTVKLHLIGQETGSELTLTGTSIGGGNIEIVDIDGFGVKLTGIYPTVLINHMDYLGVLASVTEVMRNGQFNIGHMSLDRKNRSGAALTVLELDEAATPELLEALKALTAVKSVKLVNLNEGKQDEKGKESLT comes from the coding sequence ATGCGTTTTAAGGATGTATTTTCAATTATTGGTCCGGCGATGGTCGGTCCTTCAAGCTCACATACCGCTGGGGCGGCACGGATCGGGAGGGCTGCAAGGCAGGTGTTGGGTGAAGTACCGCGTGTGGCTGAAGTAACGTTTTTCGGTTCTTTTGCAGCAACTTATCAGGGACATGGCACAGATCGGGCGATTGTTGGAGGGTTACTTGATTTCACTACCGACGATCATCGGCTTCCAGATTCCCTAGAACTGGCGGTCGAAGCCGGGATGGAAGTTTCTTTTAAGCAAGGAACAGGTCTGTTCCCACATCCGAACACCGTTAAGCTGCATCTCATCGGACAAGAAACAGGAAGCGAACTGACACTAACAGGGACATCTATTGGTGGCGGAAACATCGAGATTGTTGATATCGACGGTTTTGGAGTGAAGCTTACGGGGATCTATCCGACGGTTCTGATTAATCATATGGATTATTTAGGTGTTCTGGCAAGTGTTACGGAAGTGATGCGTAACGGACAGTTTAATATAGGGCATATGTCTCTCGATCGTAAGAATCGTAGTGGTGCAGCCTTAACGGTGCTGGAGCTGGATGAAGCGGCTACACCGGAGCTTCTTGAAGCGCTTAAAGCGCTCACTGCTGTGAAATCCGTGAAGCTGGTTAATTTAAACGAAGGTAAGCAAGATGAGAAGGGGAAGGAAAGTTTAACATGA
- the sdaAA gene encoding L-serine ammonia-lyase, iron-sulfur-dependent, subunit alpha has translation MNFQTLSELAVLCEERGLTIGALMLEEQSAESGRSSDHEFSTMREYYGVMKEAVHRGMHEDTTSRSGLTGMDAQRVGAYNAADEPCLGGPAGQAMAYALAVSEVNASMGRIIATPTAGSCGIIPGVFLSCQERFGWDDDYMVSGLFAAGAIGYVIANNSFVSGAEGGCQAEVGSAIGMAAGALTELRGGTPAQAVHAVGLALKNTLGLICDPVGGLVEIPCIVRNGFGAVTALAAADMALAGVRSVIPSDEVIKVMLEVGSAMPEKHRETAGGGLAQTPTGRKIMQDLRKKK, from the coding sequence ATGAATTTTCAAACACTTAGCGAGCTGGCTGTATTGTGTGAGGAACGTGGTCTCACGATTGGAGCACTTATGCTCGAAGAGCAAAGCGCGGAATCTGGACGTTCCAGTGATCATGAATTTTCCACGATGCGTGAATATTATGGCGTGATGAAAGAGGCTGTTCATCGCGGGATGCATGAAGATACAACTTCGCGCAGCGGCCTTACAGGCATGGATGCCCAGCGTGTAGGAGCATACAACGCAGCTGATGAGCCATGCCTAGGTGGACCTGCAGGTCAAGCTATGGCTTACGCGCTGGCTGTATCCGAAGTGAATGCTTCTATGGGCCGGATCATTGCGACGCCTACTGCTGGTTCATGCGGGATTATTCCGGGTGTATTTCTCAGCTGTCAGGAACGGTTTGGCTGGGATGATGACTACATGGTATCCGGATTGTTCGCAGCCGGGGCCATCGGTTATGTCATCGCCAATAACTCCTTTGTATCGGGTGCGGAAGGCGGCTGTCAAGCTGAGGTAGGTTCTGCCATTGGGATGGCAGCAGGCGCGTTAACCGAGCTACGCGGCGGAACGCCTGCACAAGCAGTGCATGCTGTCGGGTTAGCACTTAAGAACACTTTAGGCCTGATTTGTGATCCGGTTGGCGGACTTGTTGAGATTCCTTGTATTGTTAGAAACGGATTCGGTGCAGTTACTGCACTTGCCGCCGCAGATATGGCACTGGCTGGTGTTCGTAGTGTGATTCCTTCTGATGAAGTTATCAAGGTCATGCTCGAGGTAGGCTCAGCTATGCCAGAGAAACACCGCGAGACTGCAGGGGGCGGTTTAGCACAGACACCTACCGGCCGTAAAATCATGCAGGATTTACGCAAAAAGAAGTAA
- a CDS encoding YwbE family protein, whose protein sequence is MNGQVRADIRPGLEVDIVLKQDQPTGKLTHGTVKDILTNSPRHPHGIKVRLTSGQVGRVKNITGN, encoded by the coding sequence ATGAACGGACAAGTAAGAGCGGATATTCGTCCTGGGCTTGAAGTGGATATTGTACTTAAACAGGATCAGCCTACAGGCAAGCTAACACACGGTACGGTGAAAGATATTCTCACGAACTCGCCTCGGCATCCGCATGGCATTAAGGTCAGATTGACTAGCGGACAGGTAGGACGAGTTAAGAATATTACAGGCAACTAA
- a CDS encoding HNH endonuclease gives MNDTDLLSTKQCAYCHKLKPLTEFRRRTGKRSKGQSRRGACRECRKQRETLNIKLTANPLLVKLDTIQTHQHTLLERPKEGKPSSAAASSGQSNPNRCVRGLEQRRKRPHAQGTKLNPEDPTQLIPSTKGMILMRGHSDKGRRWHQEIDLALAITLVREHAAIVVNRRTIRRLYSNKDFRAYILARDNYTCYFCGAYGDTIDHLLPRAKGGHTTPNNCVCACTLCNQTKADKSVEDFMGRI, from the coding sequence ATGAACGATACCGACCTTCTATCTACCAAGCAGTGTGCTTATTGCCACAAGCTAAAGCCGCTCACGGAATTTCGCAGACGTACAGGCAAACGTTCCAAGGGGCAGTCACGCCGTGGTGCCTGCCGTGAATGTCGCAAACAACGGGAAACACTAAATATAAAACTCACAGCAAACCCCTTACTGGTGAAGCTTGATACGATTCAAACCCATCAGCACACTCTATTGGAGCGTCCCAAAGAGGGAAAGCCGTCTTCCGCTGCTGCTTCTTCAGGACAATCTAATCCGAACCGATGCGTACGAGGTTTGGAACAGCGAAGAAAAAGGCCGCATGCTCAAGGCACAAAGCTAAATCCCGAAGATCCAACCCAATTGATTCCTTCTACCAAAGGGATGATTCTAATGCGCGGTCATAGCGACAAGGGACGGCGTTGGCATCAGGAGATTGATCTAGCGCTTGCAATTACCCTGGTCAGGGAACATGCCGCTATCGTTGTAAACCGTCGAACGATTCGACGATTGTATAGTAATAAGGATTTTCGCGCTTATATACTAGCCAGAGACAATTACACCTGCTACTTCTGCGGCGCTTATGGGGACACCATTGATCATTTACTACCTCGTGCTAAAGGGGGTCATACAACCCCAAATAATTGCGTCTGCGCTTGCACGTTATGTAATCAGACTAAAGCTGATAAATCTGTTGAGGATTTTATGGGCCGAATATAA
- a CDS encoding LacI family DNA-binding transcriptional regulator produces MTTIYDIAKRTGYSPTTVSKAFNNYSDVREKTRQEIFRVAQEMGYLPNSHARTLTTKKSWTIGVLFVENTGFGIRHPFFSAVIESFKKVAVEKGYALMFISKDVGGKQSGYLENCRIRGVDGVVVFLSDYEDPYFRELLESDIPTVIMDFETSETHTVCSDNTSGAQLAVEYLASLGHRKIAHISGGMNTFPGKMRELGYKTAMKQRGFKVPKSYVVNGAFYSRESGYNAMLELLKLPERPTAVFASGDLLALGAIMAAKDSGLSVPMDISVMGYDDIDLAEYVTPALTTVRQDTELLGSQAADILLTSIEGKVLDKEAILVPVEVVERESCAPPISGK; encoded by the coding sequence TTGACAACGATATACGATATTGCCAAAAGAACCGGTTACTCTCCAACAACGGTTTCTAAGGCGTTTAATAATTATTCCGATGTACGTGAGAAAACTCGTCAGGAAATATTCCGGGTTGCCCAAGAAATGGGGTATTTGCCAAATTCACATGCCCGTACATTGACCACTAAGAAATCGTGGACCATCGGCGTGCTGTTCGTAGAGAATACGGGATTTGGTATTCGCCATCCTTTTTTCAGCGCTGTGATCGAAAGCTTTAAGAAGGTTGCTGTTGAAAAGGGTTATGCCCTCATGTTTATCTCCAAAGATGTCGGTGGTAAGCAAAGCGGTTATTTAGAGAATTGCAGGATTCGTGGCGTAGACGGCGTTGTTGTCTTCTTGTCCGATTATGAGGATCCGTATTTCCGTGAACTGCTTGAGAGTGATATTCCTACCGTTATTATGGATTTCGAGACTTCTGAGACGCATACGGTATGCTCAGATAATACTTCTGGAGCCCAGCTGGCAGTGGAGTATCTAGCCTCTTTGGGGCATCGCAAGATTGCCCATATATCCGGCGGCATGAACACATTTCCAGGTAAAATGCGGGAGTTGGGTTACAAGACCGCTATGAAGCAGCGAGGGTTTAAAGTACCTAAGTCCTATGTGGTAAACGGAGCCTTTTATTCTCGGGAAAGCGGATATAACGCGATGCTGGAGCTTCTTAAGCTCCCTGAACGTCCAACCGCCGTCTTTGCTTCCGGTGACTTACTAGCCTTAGGGGCTATTATGGCCGCTAAAGATAGTGGACTTTCCGTACCGATGGATATTTCAGTTATGGGTTACGATGACATCGATCTTGCCGAGTACGTTACACCTGCATTGACAACGGTGCGTCAGGATACGGAGCTTCTTGGAAGCCAAGCGGCGGACATTCTTTTAACCTCAATTGAAGGTAAAGTATTAGATAAGGAAGCGATTTTAGTTCCGGTGGAAGTGGTTGAACGGGAATCCTGTGCACCTCCGATTAGCGGAAAGTAG
- a CDS encoding glycoside hydrolase family 30 protein has product MAKVQTVVTAKDTGERLTPKDAIVFSARVGSGSADVEIKPEQEFQKMIGFGGAFTEAAAYTLSRLSSEKRAEVIHRYFHPVEGLGYSMGRVHIHSCDFALGNYTYVADHDTELATFDISHDHKWVLPLIKDAMEVRGGAFTMLASPWSPPAWMKTNGEMNNGGSLKPEYAEVWARYYTKYIEAYGKEGVPIWAVSVQNEPAAVQVWDSCIYSAEEERDFVKNYLGPVMHQTGHSDVNIVIWDHNRDIMVERASAVLSDPEAAKYVWGTGIHWYGGEEFDKVEKVHDLFPDKHLLFTEGCQEGGVKLGEWFTGERYGRNMIGDLNAWTEGYLDWNLVLDETGGPNHVGNLCDAPIIADTTTDEVHYNSSYYYIGHFSKFIAPGAVRIGFTSEAEGILTTAFRNPDGSIAVVLMNESEEEHNVTLGLGEEIASCELSPHSIVTHLIS; this is encoded by the coding sequence ATGGCAAAAGTTCAAACTGTGGTAACTGCAAAAGATACAGGGGAACGCTTAACTCCAAAAGATGCAATTGTTTTTAGCGCAAGAGTAGGATCTGGGTCTGCCGATGTGGAGATTAAGCCAGAGCAGGAGTTTCAAAAGATGATTGGATTTGGTGGCGCTTTCACTGAAGCTGCTGCTTATACGTTGTCACGTCTGAGCTCCGAGAAACGAGCAGAGGTTATTCATCGGTACTTCCATCCAGTAGAGGGATTAGGCTATAGCATGGGGCGTGTTCATATACACAGCTGTGATTTTGCCCTCGGTAATTATACTTATGTTGCTGATCATGACACAGAGCTAGCTACTTTTGATATCTCACATGACCATAAGTGGGTACTTCCGCTGATAAAAGATGCCATGGAAGTAAGAGGCGGTGCATTCACGATGCTGGCTTCTCCTTGGAGCCCTCCGGCATGGATGAAAACAAATGGAGAAATGAATAACGGTGGATCACTGAAGCCGGAATACGCAGAAGTTTGGGCGCGCTACTATACGAAATACATTGAAGCTTATGGAAAAGAGGGAGTACCGATTTGGGCAGTTTCCGTGCAAAATGAGCCGGCTGCCGTTCAGGTCTGGGATTCATGTATTTATAGTGCGGAAGAGGAACGGGATTTTGTTAAAAATTATCTTGGACCGGTGATGCATCAGACCGGCCATTCAGATGTGAACATTGTAATCTGGGATCATAACCGCGATATTATGGTCGAGCGTGCTTCGGCAGTATTATCTGATCCTGAAGCTGCAAAGTATGTGTGGGGTACAGGTATTCACTGGTACGGAGGCGAGGAGTTCGACAAAGTAGAAAAGGTACATGATTTATTTCCTGACAAGCATTTGTTGTTCACAGAGGGCTGCCAAGAGGGCGGCGTTAAGCTGGGAGAATGGTTTACAGGCGAACGTTACGGCAGAAACATGATTGGAGATCTCAATGCGTGGACAGAAGGATACCTGGATTGGAACCTGGTACTGGATGAGACTGGAGGTCCTAACCATGTAGGCAATCTCTGCGATGCGCCGATTATTGCAGATACTACAACGGATGAAGTGCACTATAACAGCTCCTATTATTACATTGGGCATTTCAGTAAATTCATTGCGCCAGGTGCAGTACGGATCGGATTTACATCTGAAGCGGAAGGTATCTTAACCACAGCATTCCGTAATCCTGACGGTAGTATAGCTGTCGTACTGATGAATGAAAGTGAAGAAGAGCACAATGTAACGCTAGGTCTAGGCGAAGAGATTGCAAGCTGCGAGCTATCGCCTCATTCCATCGTAACGCATTTGATTTCATAA